GTCCGGGTTCTTCAGCACGTGCAGCGCGCCGTTGATGACTTCGGACAGGTTGTGCGGCGGGATGTTGGTCGCCATGCCGACCGCGATGCCGGACGAACCGTTGATCAGCAGGTTCGGGATCTTGGTCGGCAGGACCGTCGGTTCCTTTTCCTTGCCGTCGTAGTTCGGCTGGAAGTCGACGGTGTCCTTGTCGATGTCGGCGAGCAGTTCGTTGGCGATCTTGTCCAGGCGGCACTCGGTGTAGCGCATCGCCGCGGCGCCGTCGCCGTCGATCGAGCCGAAGTTGCCCTGGCCGTCGACCAGCGTGTAGCGCAGCGAAAAGTCCTGGGCCATGCGCACCAGGGTGTCGTAGATCGAGGCGTCGCCGTGCGGGTGATACTTACCCATGGTATCGCCGACCACACGCGCACATTTTACGTAGGCGCGGTTGAATACATAGTTACTTTCGTGCATCGAGTACAACACGCGACGGTGCACCGGCTTGAGGCCATCGCGCACGTCCGGCAGCGCACGCCCCACGATCACGCTCATGGCGTAATCGAGGTAGCTCTTGCGCATCTCTTCTTCCAGCGAAATCGGAACTGTTTCTTTTGCGAATTGATCCATTGGCGTTTCGGTCGATTTCAACCGATAAATTTGAGTTCACGAAAAGAACGATTTTACCACGCGCGCTATATCAGCAGCACACTTTGAAGGCAAGTCTCTCCCGAATGAAAATCGGGCTTCGTTACGCGATTGACACATGCCTGTCATAAACTTTCGTCAAGCTTGCGACCTGTTCACAACACGTTGTTGCGCAGAAACAACGAGACAAATCCCATGCACCGTAATTGAGCAGTCGCCCGTCGTGCTGGCGTAGCGCATGTGGCAAAATGGCCGAGAAGTTAATTGCTTGTTTCACAATGCGAAACGAACGCGACAAATGCAGATGTTAATATTCTGCCTACACCCAAGCGAGGGCGCGCTGTTTCGCAACGCGAAGATTTTACCGAAAGGAAGAAAGAATATGAATAAATTGGCAACCCTGATGCTCGCCGCCACGGCAGCGATGGCAGGCAGCGCGTTCGCACAGAGCGCACCGCCGTACGCGCCGCTGACCACCGACATCCAGGCTCCGAAGCCAAACAGCGCCTACCTGCAGGATTCGCGCGGCGTGATCGTGCGCAATCCGAACGGCCTGTGCTGGCGCACCGGCTACTGGACCCCGGCCGACGCGGTCCCGGGTTGCGATGCGCCGCTGTGCGTCGAGCCGGAGCGCCTGGAAAACGGCAAGTGCGTCGCCCCGCCGCCGCCGGCCCCGCCGGCTGAAACCGCACCGGCCCCGACCCCGGCGCCGACGCCTGTTCCGGCACCGGTGCCGACCTCGGAAAAGGTCAGCTACTCGGCCGACGCCTTCTTCGACTTCGACAAGGCCGTGCTGAAGCCGGCCGGCAAGGCTTCGCTGGACGACCTGGTCTCGAAGCTGAAGGACATCAACCTGGAAGTCATCATCGCCGTCGGCCATACCGACTCGGTCGGCACAGATGCCTACAACCAGAAGCTGTCGGTGCGCCGCGCCGAAGCCGTCAAGTCCTACCTGCAGGGAAAGGGCGTCGAATCGACCCGCATCTACACCGAAGGCAAGGGCGAGAAGCAGCCGGTTGCCGACAACGGCACCGATGCCGGCCGCGCCAAGAACCGCCGCGTCGAGATCGAAGTGGTCGGCACGCGCAACACCCAGCAGCAGTAATCTCCCGCTGCCGGACGAAGAACCCCGCTGCGGCGGGGTTTTTTTATGCCCCCGATTTTTTTCGCAGCCTCATCCGTCGCGCCGCACCAATTCCGCTATCATTCCGCCATGACTACGAACGCCGACCCCTTAGAAATCCAGAAATTCAGCGAACTGGCCCACCGCTGGTGGGACCCGACTTCCGAATTCCGTCCGCTGCACGACATCAACCCGCTGCGCCTGGAGTGGATCAACGCGCGCGCGCCGCTGGCCGGCAAGAACGTGATCGACATCGGCTGCGGCGGCGGCATCCTGGCCGAATCGATGGCGCGCAAGGGCGCCAAGGTCACCGGCATCGATTTGTCGCAGAAGGCGCTGAAGGTGGCCGACCTGCACAGCCTGGAATCGGGCGTGGAGGTGCGTTATAAACTGATCGCTGCCGAAGACATGGCCGCCGAGGAAGCCGGCCAGTACGACGTGGTGACCTGCATGGAAATGCTGGAACACGTGCCGGACCCGGCCGCCATCGTGCGCGCCGCCGCCACCCTGGTGAAGCCGGGCGGGCACGTGTTCTTCTCGACCATCAATCGCAACGCCAAGGCGTATTTGTTCGCGGTGGTCGGCGCCGAATACGTGCTGCGCATGTTGCCGCGCGGCACCCACGACTACGCCAAGTTCATCACGCCGGCGGAACTGTCCGGCTTCGTACGCCAGGCCGAGCTGCAGGTGGATGGCCTCAAGGGCCTGACCTACAACCCGCTGACCAAGATCTACTCGTTGAACCAGGATACCGGCGTCAACTACATGGTCGCCTGCAGCAAGCCGGTGGCTTGACGTCGCGCCCCCGTTTGCCGCCGCCATCCGCCTCGTGAAATCCGCACCATGACCTTTCATTCCCGCCTGAGCGCGCCGCGCGCCGTCCTGTTCGACCTCGACGGCACGCTGGCCGACACCGCCCCCGACCTGGCTGCCGCCGTCAACTGGCTGCGCAGCGAACGCGGCCTGGAACCGACCCCGTACGCGCTGCTGCGCCCGACCGCCTCGGCCGGCGCGCGCGGCATGATCGGCGCCGCCTTCGGCCTGGCCCCGGGCGACGACGGCTACGAGGAACTGCGCCTGCAGTGGTTCGACCGCTACC
The genomic region above belongs to Massilia forsythiae and contains:
- the ompA gene encoding outer membrane protein OmpA, producing the protein MNKLATLMLAATAAMAGSAFAQSAPPYAPLTTDIQAPKPNSAYLQDSRGVIVRNPNGLCWRTGYWTPADAVPGCDAPLCVEPERLENGKCVAPPPPAPPAETAPAPTPAPTPVPAPVPTSEKVSYSADAFFDFDKAVLKPAGKASLDDLVSKLKDINLEVIIAVGHTDSVGTDAYNQKLSVRRAEAVKSYLQGKGVESTRIYTEGKGEKQPVADNGTDAGRAKNRRVEIEVVGTRNTQQQ
- the ubiG gene encoding bifunctional 2-polyprenyl-6-hydroxyphenol methylase/3-demethylubiquinol 3-O-methyltransferase UbiG: MTTNADPLEIQKFSELAHRWWDPTSEFRPLHDINPLRLEWINARAPLAGKNVIDIGCGGGILAESMARKGAKVTGIDLSQKALKVADLHSLESGVEVRYKLIAAEDMAAEEAGQYDVVTCMEMLEHVPDPAAIVRAAATLVKPGGHVFFSTINRNAKAYLFAVVGAEYVLRMLPRGTHDYAKFITPAELSGFVRQAELQVDGLKGLTYNPLTKIYSLNQDTGVNYMVACSKPVA